The Comamonas sp. lk genome contains the following window.
CATCTGCACGCCGCCAGCAGGCAGCGGCGTCTGATACGTCACTGGGTCGCCCTTGGCGTGGCCGCGATGCTTCTTGCTCACACATCCTCCTCAAAACTGGCCATGAGCTGGCGCTGGGCCTGCCAGTCGACCATCAGGCGGTTTCGCTGAAACCACATCAGCGTCAACCGCCGTGGCTGCTTGCCCGCCATGAACTGCTCGATGATGTCCGGGGCCAGCAGGGTCAGGCGCAGCAGTTCGTTGACTACCGAGTGGTGCAGCTTTTCGGCGCGAGCGATAGCCGACCCGCTCTGCATCGCGCCGGTGTCCAGCAGGTGCTGCCAGTAGAAGGCCCGTGCCACACCGTCGAGCAGGGTCACGTCGTGGACGCTGCGCTCGTCGGCAGCCACGCGTTGGACGCCTCGGCGGCGAAACGTCAGGGGCACAAAGGTTTCCATCGACTCGTCCATCAGGCTTCGACCTCCAGCAGTTCAGCACCAATGCTGTCCGGGGCGAACTCCGCGATGAGCGCGTTCCAACCTACGTCACGCCACTTCACCTTGATCCCCTGCACCTCGCCCGCGTGGACGAGGTCGATGCGCTCGATCATCAGATTGGCGATGCGGTGGCGCTCGACCGGGAACAGCTGATCCCACACGTTGTTGAGGCGTCCCATCGCCATCACGGTGGTGGCCTCGTCGATCTGGGCCCCGTTGCGTTGGATGTGCCGCACCACCGACGCCACCGTTTCCGGGCTGGTCAGCACCGTTCGGATCTGGGCCACCACCGCCCCCTCGATCTCCGGCGCGGGCAGGCGCTCGTAGCCTTTGCCCGGCGCGCCGAACCGCGCTTCCGACTTGGACACGTAGTAGTGGTACTTGCGCCCGTTCTTGCGCGAGTAGGTCGGGTACATCCGCTCGCCCGATGGCGCGTATAGCAGGCCGCGCAGCAAGGCGTCGGTGCGCGACCTGATCTTGGTTTCGACCGACCGGGTGTGACCGTCCTTGGCCAGCACCTCGTGAACCCGCCCCCACAGACCGGGATCGATGATGGCTTGATGCACGCCGGGGTACCAGCTGCCCTTGTGCGACAACTCCCCGAGGTAGATGCGGTTGCGCAGCAGCTTGTGCAGGTACTTCTTGTCGATGCGCGTGCCCGCCCGCGTCTGGCCGTCCTGCGTCGTCCACGCCTTGGTCGTGATGCCATCCAGCGTCAGGTTGGCGGCAATCTGGGTGGGCGAGCCGATGGTCAGCATCTCCTCGAAGATGCGCCGCACCACCGCAGCCTCGGTTTCGTTGATGACCAGCAGGCGGTTCTCGACGTCGTAGCCCAGGGGTGGTACGCCGCCCATCCACATCCCTTTGCGTTTGCTGGCGGCGATCTTGTCGCGGATGCGCTCGCCGGTGACCTCGCGCTCGAACTGGGCGAAGGACAGCAGCACGTTGAGCATCAGCCGTCCCATTGACGTGGTGGTGTTGAACTGCTGCGTGACCGACACAAACGACACGCCGTGGCGCTCGAACACC
Protein-coding sequences here:
- a CDS encoding site-specific recombinase resolvase, whose translation is MDESMETFVPLTFRRRGVQRVAADERSVHDVTLLDGVARAFYWQHLLDTGAMQSGSAIARAEKLHHSVVNELLRLTLLAPDIIEQFMAGKQPRRLTLMWFQRNRLMVDWQAQRQLMASFEEDV
- a CDS encoding recombinase family protein, translated to MSDAAQIASPKARKRCAVYCRVSSDERLDQEFNSIDAQKEAGHAYVASQRAEGWIPVADDYDDPGFSGGNTDRPGLKRLMADIERGQIDIVVVYKIDRLTRSLADFSKMVEVFERHGVSFVSVTQQFNTTTSMGRLMLNVLLSFAQFEREVTGERIRDKIAASKRKGMWMGGVPPLGYDVENRLLVINETEAAVVRRIFEEMLTIGSPTQIAANLTLDGITTKAWTTQDGQTRAGTRIDKKYLHKLLRNRIYLGELSHKGSWYPGVHQAIIDPGLWGRVHEVLAKDGHTRSVETKIRSRTDALLRGLLYAPSGERMYPTYSRKNGRKYHYYVSKSEARFGAPGKGYERLPAPEIEGAVVAQIRTVLTSPETVASVVRHIQRNGAQIDEATTVMAMGRLNNVWDQLFPVERHRIANLMIERIDLVHAGEVQGIKVKWRDVGWNALIAEFAPDSIGAELLEVEA